acAATTTTATGGGTAAAGGTTATCGAGTAATAATCTTttcttaatttaataattaaattgtgaaaataaatattaaatttgttaAAAAATAAGTATAATCTTAAAACTTTAAGTGATAAATTAGAGTttctaaaatattattaaattttttttttatttttaggcatgcaattttaatttttaacactaTTCCTCACATGTATGTGGCATAATTTTTATTAGAGCACACATGAATTAGGCCCTATTAACAAGAATGTGATGAAAAAATATAACACTAATTGATTGAAAGAACACGTGTTGAAGTAATAAAAAGTTAGGTTCATGTGGCGAAATTAAGACTTATTGTTAAGGGTGTATCTAATATAAATTCGAATCCATGTGAGaattagtttaattattattagatcaaatatttatattgagatatgtgcaaaattaattaaagtgtatatatataaaatacacgaatctatatataaaaatttaatttaacggTGGATATACTCATTATCATATGAGTTGAAGTTCTCCATAGACACACCCTTTTATTAAACGGGCAAATAGGCGGTGGATAATAAGAAGTGTAGAGTCAACTTTTATATTAAAATCAAATCCAATTTTAAAATTTGAGCCTTAAAATTACAGGTTTTAAGATATTATTAAGTCCTAATTCCTTCtatatttttttgtattttttataaaCTGCCTTTTACCTCTTCTTGGGTgtcccctatatatatatatatatatatatatatatatatatatatatatatatatccacaaATTGAACGAATATTGAACAAGTTAGGCTTCTCGTCACAGAAAGAGAGATGGCTTCTTTTCTGTGGACTGTATGCCTGAGTTTCCTCCTTTTGGCTTCTGGAAGTAAAGGTGCTGCGCCAAGGAAGCCTATAGATGTACCTTTTGGTCGCAACTATGTACCAACGTGGGCTTTCGATCACATCAAGTACTTCAATGGAGGTTCTGAGATTCAGCTCACACTAGACAAGTACACAGGTATGTAACGTAATGTTGTAAGTAACTTTCATTTCAGAGTTACCCATTTTCTAAGAAAATTTAATCTCACTGTGTATATCTTCTCTTTTTGGAAGGTACTGGCTTTCAATCCAAAGGCTCCTACTTGTTTGGCCATTTTAGCATGCACATAAAGATGGTTCCAGGGGATTCTGCTGGAACTGTAACTGCTTTCTATGTAAGAGCTTTCATCAATTTTTAACAAAAGCTGCCTCTTTAGATGACTGGATTATAATCCAAAATCATTGGTTGGTGTAGTTATCTTCTCAAAACTCTGAGCATGATGAGATAGACTTTGAATTCTTGGGAAACAGAACTGGGCAGCCCTATATTTTGCAGACCAACGTGTTCACAGGAGGCAAGGGAGATAGAGAGCAGAGAATTTATCTCTGGTTTGATCCTACCAGGGAATACCATACTTACTCTGCACTATGGAACATTTATCAGATTGTGTAAGTTCCATCTCTGTTTCCATTCGCTTGTTCTGTAacaacttgctcagctacataaTCTGATATAAtcgatataaatatatattggcatcacaaatttaatttttcttatcttctttccttcttcttcctccaGGTTTTTTGTGGATGATGTGCCCATCAGGGTGTTCAAGAACAGCAAAGATTTGGGAGTGAGGTTCCCATTCAACCAGCCAATGAAGTTATACTCGAGCCTGTGGAATGCCGACGACTGGGCTACTCGGGGTGGTTTGGAGAAGACAGACTGGTCCAAGGCTCCCTTTATAGCCACCTACAAGGGGTTCCACATAGATGGCTGTGAGGCATCAGTGAATGCCAAGTTCTGTGACACACAAGGCAAGCGTTGGTGGGATCAGAAGGAGTTTCAGGATCTTGATGCTATTCAATACCAGAGACTCGATTGGGTTCGCCAGAAATATACAATTTACAACTACTGCACTGATCGCGTCCGCTTCCCTACTGCCGCTCCCGAATGCAAGCAAGACCACGACATTTAATCCTCTTAAACTAGCCAGTAAAGGGCAAAGTGTTCAATCTCTAACACCTGGAAAAGAACATTTATTATGCATTTAGTATGCCTTCAATTGGTTCCCGTGATTCAAATTATCACAGCAGAGTTCTGCTATTTTAATCAAGCTTTTGCCTGTATGGTCATGTCTGTTATAAATGGATAAGATAAAATGGAATGCAGTGAAATATGTAGCCCTTCaactttgttttcttttctttatcttttTGGGATGATGAAATGATTCTTGTGAAATGATGGCTGCAGTCCAGAGGAACATGATCTAGTTTACTTTTCCTCTGAAATGGTTACTTTTACCTGATCTTTGAACTCCTGCCGTGCCACTTAAGCAGAAGCAGCACCTGAGTAAAAGTTAAGACTAagaaaatgacatgattcaattTCTTGAGTTCATTGTTACAAGCCTGTGTTTTGGATTCCAACCTGTGGATCCTAATTCCTCAATTCCTTTACTGGATAAAACAGATTCAAAGAGGAGCCTTAATTTCGAGACTCTAATCCATATGCACTTGTGCCATGTGCTCTGCTGCAAGTTGCACCATGTATGCAAACCTCCTGGACTGTGCACAGTACTGAAACACCGAAAAttgttataataacaataataatccaAATAAAAATGAGATATAAAATTCTTAACTGGACCAATTACATTATGGATTCAAGATATAAATATGTGAGATTCATGAGTTTCACCATACATCTTGTATCTTAAATCTATGGAGAATTGAGACTAAATTTTTGAAATCGAGAAATTTTTACTTAAACTCAATTTATCGTgaactcaaaatataaatatgtgaagccatctatttaataaataaatctcaTCAAACATCTTGtatcttaaatttaataaatCAGTCTAAGCAAGAAACAATCTAAAGTAATATCCTCCATAAAACAAAGAGCCAAAAAAATATTCTCTCTCCATTGACATGAATTAATGGTACTAAATTCATAGGTGAAGGGAGGAGTTCTTCCAcatatatttttctttcttcatgTATCATATTATTAACAAATAGACTTAAAAACAAgcgatatacatatatatatatatatatataattggtcAACTCTAATAAATTATATctacaaaataattatattttcgtTCTATATAAGATTTTGTAAACTATATCAACAGATAATATAAAATGCAAACATAAATTACGAgtaaatattttatttctaaaagatTAAACTGATTTACTGATAAAaccaaactgaatttttaaattaaactggAAAGATTAAATATCAATAATCTAGGAATTACATgttattatgtgatatcatgatccataattataTCTTGAATTCATAATGAATCAAGTCTTCGTAAAAATTTTCCATTTTATTCTAGGTTTATATAAAGTGCAAACAAGGTATACATTAGCCTGTTAACCAGTAGAAaattgaaataattttttaaaaggggttttttttgtttaaaaaaattgaaaacaaaATTTTGTGTTCCCATACATCAGTTTTTcaaatgaataaataatttttttaattttttaaaatttaactaaaattttaaaaatagttttaagttatttttattttttaataaaaaagttttattttttaactgTTTTTTAAATAAAGAAATGATTTTTCTATAACTAAAATCATTAcagttttttataattaaaattaaacaattatttaaaaatatttatttacaataaataaaaattaatcattttattataaaataaatgaattacacattttaaaaaaatatatttcataatgatttattttttcaattattttttttgttttttgttcTAAATCTTAACAACGATATTTTTGTTTAATAGAAAGAATGGAACAGTGAGGAGAGGGCCAAAAGGGTTGAATTCTATCAAAAATCAATAAGTAACGAAAATTTTCTCCCTGTAGAAGTGTCAACAGTTACTCAAACCAAAGAAAAACCAATGGGAATGTGAAGCACCAACTTTTCCACTTCTCAGAAAAGGTTCCATATCTTGAAGCTCAAAAGTGAGAATTCTTGCCAATGAAATAAAACTAGCTTAGAGGAGCAGAAGTGGCAAAATTTTGGGGAAAATGAAAAGCTGGAACCTGATCTTGCATTGGAAGTAATTTAAATGGACATCCTCAATGGTTTTTACTATTTTTTCAGGTAACAAACTAGATATCAATAAAACAAAACATTAtactgtcaaaaaaaaaaaaagttaaaaaaagatTCAAGAAACTCAAATGGAATTGTCGCCATTGGAAAATAGTTGAGGTCAACAGTTTAAAAACCTAAAAGCATTTAATTTCTAGTCATGGTAacttttatgaaatcaaattgaaatttcgataagttttatgaaaaaaattaaagttgaCGAAAACACTGCAACCGCATGTGATAATTAACCTAAATTGAAGACATCATCTTCTTGTAGTTACTATGTTAGTCCCTTTTGCAAGTATCTTTATAAACGCCAAAGAGCTCTGCAATACAATCTCTTTCCATCATCAGCTTTTTGCAATTCCGTCAGATAGAAATCATACATCACAAAAGAGAAAATAGCTGCAAAGCCAAAGAATGCATATGCCCCTAGACTAAATCAACAAGGGAGAAATAACATCGGATTGTAGCAGTTGGGAAAAAGATAAAGATGATTACATAATAAACTACAAACAATTTCTTTTGAGAATCAAGAACGTACCAAATAAAAAGGAAAAGTCTGGCAACTACACAGTAAAATGTATATGTACAAACATCATTCACGTCTTTGTAATCATCCAAATCATGTAAGTTACAAATACTTGGCTTTTTAATGTCTATTAATCTAATCTACATACCCAAGCACCCCATAAACTACAGTTGTCTTTCCAATATCCAATCTTAATCTACCTGGTATACACAAAACCAACCATCCAAGAAACACGAAGGAGCTTTCTATTGTtacaaagaagaagaaaaagaagaggatAATAAGGACTATGAAGCAGAGTAATGTTTGTTTAGTTAACATTTCAACAGCTGAAAAACCATTGTTCAATATTTTCTCATGGAAGTGGTACATTAGTGCAAAACTTTGCAACCAAGCTTAGGAATATCCTCTTAAAGTCACTTCTGTATGATGAAATCACAATGCAGTAAAGACATTCACAAAATAGACAAATAATTTGCAGAAAATTAGCAACAAAAGCAACAAAATCAATCAAGATATTCGCACAATGACCTTGTTCTTCTTGCCTGCAGATAAAAGGAGAACTTTTCCATCCACAATATCTTGAGGCTCAATTCTCTTACTTTCACCATCCACTCTGCTGTTGTTCAAGTAAAGACCCCCTTGCTTCAACAGACGGCGGGCAGCTGATTTACTCTCAAGCAGGCCAGAAGAAACCGACAGATCAACAAGAGAGAGATTAAGGACCTCATCATAGGGCAAAGAGCAGGATGGGACATCCTCAGCAATGCCCTCAATGGTTTTCCAGTCCAACTTAGTCTCAGCTCCAGGTCTCAAAGCCTCAGTGGCCTTAATAGCTTCACTAATTCCATCTTCACCATGAACAAATCGGGTCACTTCTTCAGCAAGCCTACGCTGAGCTGTGTTGGGCACATAGCCGGGTCTCTTCATTCCCCTCTCCAACTCATCAATCTCATCCAAGTCCAAGAAAGTAAGTATCTTGAGGAACCTAATAACATCGGCATCAGGTACAGAGAAGAAGTATTGATAGAACTTGTATGGAGATAAAAAGGATGGCGAAAGCCAAATGGCACCATCCTCTGACTTGCCAAATTTGGTGCCATCACTCTTCAATAAAAGAGGAAATGTCAAACCATATGCCTCAGCTCCATCGCCTGGCTGCAGAATTTTTCGGATAAGTTCAGTCCCAGCAGTTATATTGCCCCACTGGTCACTTCCTCCAATCTGAACATTAACACCCTCATTTCTGAAAAGGTAAAGGAAGTCATAGCCCTGCAAGAGCTGGTAAGTGAACTCAGTATAACTCATTCCTTGTTCAGATTCAAGCCTCTTCTTCACACTCTCCTTGGCAATCATGGTACCCACCCGAGCATATCTTCCAACTTGTTTCAAGAAATCCAGTAGCCTAACCTCTTCCCACCAGTCATAattattcataaccacaattggGTTGTTCAAATTCATATTCATATTGAACATTCTAGTTAGGGTATTAGAAATCCCAAAGGTATTCTTCTCCAAAGTATTGGCATCAAGCTCTGGCCTTTCCAGGCTCTTACCAGATGGGTCACCGATCCTGGCGGTGGCTCCACCAATCAACGCAACGGCTTTGTGGCCGCACCTTTGGAACCAAGAGAGCACGATGATGCCAAGAAGGTTACCCAAGTGCAAGCTCTCGGCAGTGGGATCAAAACCGCAGTAAACTTTGAGCGTGGAGTTAGAAGTAGAAGAAGCGGACCTGAGATTGTCGCTGGTGAGGGATTCAAGCAAGCCCCTTTCCTCAAGGATGTCGACTACGTTGGGGCGGCGAATTGCTTCCTGGGTTTGTGTGGTGGAAGCTTGCTGGGTAGCGTACTGCAGGCACCTAACGGGAGGGAGAGAGGAAAAGAAGATAGGATTTTTCTTGACGATATTTGGGTTTAGGGAAGGTGGAAACTTagtagaaagagagagagaaaagggaaaggGCAAGAGTTTGAGATGGGATTGGGAGGAGCAGAGGACGGTTCTTGCAGCAGTGGCGGCCATTGGACCTGGAGCGTTGCTCACCCTGCCTCGTTAGGCTTTCGGGTTTTGGGCACCGCCACACACGACACACACGACCCACCACATCAACACTTGAGTTCAaaaatccaattctcttttttttttttttttttttttttttttacaaattaaacctttattttatttaaattgaggATTAATTTTCTTTTCCATCCATCTATTCTAAATCATAGATATTGTTCTTTTTAAAATAGAAatacatttattaatttttaatatatttttatttaatatacattaaaaataaaatttattaagaataatttaatgatattaattatttaatttttaataaagcaatataattaatatattaaaaaattaaataaaatttattatttaaattatatgaattaaaatttcttaattcatattaaaataaaaataagtctaTTTTTATAGAAATAAgtgaatatttaatttaaaattcaattgatatcatttattttattttattttattatttttataagttatgtttattttatgaaaaatttaactttttaattttaaaaaaaaaatatatattttaagtgtCCTTCACTATTGAACATTTAGAGTATACActttttgatttaatttacaaTGCATATTTTTGCATATGTTAATATTTAAGTGATAAAatgattaatgacattaaaaaatATTGATTAAATACCAAAATAATGGAGAAAAAAATACTCCCTCCGATTTATAAAAGTatgcttatttttcttttttatttgtcCCATAATATAATCatgtttcctttctttttttggaagataataatttatttagtaTCCTATTGTGCCCTATTTAA
This Hevea brasiliensis isolate MT/VB/25A 57/8 unplaced genomic scaffold, ASM3005281v1 Scaf1, whole genome shotgun sequence DNA region includes the following protein-coding sequences:
- the LOC110648086 gene encoding xyloglucan endotransglucosylase protein 2-like, with translation MASFLWTVCLSFLLLASGSKGAAPRKPIDVPFGRNYVPTWAFDHIKYFNGGSEIQLTLDKYTGTGFQSKGSYLFGHFSMHIKMVPGDSAGTVTAFYLSSQNSEHDEIDFEFLGNRTGQPYILQTNVFTGGKGDREQRIYLWFDPTREYHTYSALWNIYQIVFFVDDVPIRVFKNSKDLGVRFPFNQPMKLYSSLWNADDWATRGGLEKTDWSKAPFIATYKGFHIDGCEASVNAKFCDTQGKRWWDQKEFQDLDAIQYQRLDWVRQKYTIYNYCTDRVRFPTAAPECKQDHDI
- the LOC110648085 gene encoding tyrosine--tRNA ligase, chloroplastic/mitochondrial, which translates into the protein MAATAARTVLCSSQSHLKLLPFPFSLSLSTKFPPSLNPNIVKKNPIFFSSLPPVRCLQYATQQASTTQTQEAIRRPNVVDILEERGLLESLTSDNLRSASSTSNSTLKVYCGFDPTAESLHLGNLLGIIVLSWFQRCGHKAVALIGGATARIGDPSGKSLERPELDANTLEKNTFGISNTLTRMFNMNMNLNNPIVVMNNYDWWEEVRLLDFLKQVGRYARVGTMIAKESVKKRLESEQGMSYTEFTYQLLQGYDFLYLFRNEGVNVQIGGSDQWGNITAGTELIRKILQPGDGAEAYGLTFPLLLKSDGTKFGKSEDGAIWLSPSFLSPYKFYQYFFSVPDADVIRFLKILTFLDLDEIDELERGMKRPGYVPNTAQRRLAEEVTRFVHGEDGISEAIKATEALRPGAETKLDWKTIEGIAEDVPSCSLPYDEVLNLSLVDLSVSSGLLESKSAARRLLKQGGLYLNNSRVDGESKRIEPQDIVDGKVLLLSAGKKNKVIVRIS